The DNA window TTCGTTACCACAGGAGACTAGGAACAAGAATTTTTCACTCATCAGCTGTTCTGAAAAGGTATGATACTGTGACTCTTGGGACGGCAGACGGCATTCTAGTCAAAATTTGTGGTGCTATCAATAAGTCTCGAACACATGAAAATGGATTCCCGCTAGAGGTATTACGTTTTTGGTTTTCTTAGTTAATCTCTTCAAGCAACACAGTGTgtgtggtttttttttcttctggtGTTTGACGATagaattgacaaaaaaataaaaataaaaataaaataaaagaagcaACTCAATGCTTGTGCTAGCTGATGACAGACTTTGCTTTAAGCTGCTGCTTGCAATATCAATTTAACACCTGCTTCTGCAGTTCAGAATTTTTAAGTAATATGCCCCCTTCTAATTCATGTTATGTTTTTACAAGTAGTCTTTGGAAAGTTAAAAGTTACAGAATACACATACACACAAATGCATGCTATATCTTTACTTTTTCCCATTTAAAAGTTTATACTTTAGGCGCATAGTAACATATTTACCATATTTAAATTGTTTATACGGTTTCTATTGAACAGGTTTGCTTTCGTTTCCTTTATGGATTTCCGTTTGACTGGGAAGAGTTTGCTAACCAGTCCTTTGCTGAAGAATCAACTAACAGAGCTATTCTTCAAGGATTGTCTAATTTGGATGGACATGAAGCATCTTCTGTCGACGGTTTAAACAGGTTTTCACCAAAGTCCTTTGATGACCTCCCTGTGGCTCTTTTACGTGATTTCTCAGATTCGTCTGTTGAATATTCTGCTACCTGTGAACTCTGGAAAAGTACGTTCAAAGATATATTGCAAAAGTATGGAGACAGTGTAAAAGATCATGCAATGACGGAAATTTCTTCTGAGGAAGAAACTCCAAGGAAGCAGAAGAACAGCAAAGGTGAGCATGATATCTCTATCAGAAAAGACAGAATAACAAAAGATCAGGTGATGGCAGAAAGTTCTTCCGTAGAAATCCCGAATGAACATGAGAAGAGTATGGTTAAGCAGAATAACAAACGAGAGCATGATATGCCTAAACGAAGAAGTAGACGAATAAAGCTACAGAATTTTACTCTTGACAAAAGCACATCATCTGCTTCAAATGTTGAAAGAAAGGGTCCTCGTACCAGGAGCAGTACTCAAAACTCAACCAGTAAGCATGAAGAGAGTGTTTCAGTAACAAATGCTGGAAATACTGTTTTCAATGGGACTGAGATAACCAGAAAGTTGAAGTTAAGAAATCGGTTTGTAGAAGTGCATGTAAAGCGTATTCAATAGGTTCCAAGCTGGTGCAAAATGCTTCAACTCAGCTGTAGGTATGCATATTGTGGGGGCAGACATTAGCAGAAACACTGGTAAGATCTGCAGTTGACATATGTAGGAGCAGAAGAGAATGAAATTAGTAAGTGCTATGAGCAGGTTGCTATTAGAGATGCGAAATGGGCAGTAAAATTGGTCGGCTATATGTTCATAAAATCATATAACTCTAAAATTATTTGGTTACCCTGTTTAGTTGAAGCTAAATGTGAGACATCTCGCTGAACATTTGCAGCCACCTTGTTTCTTAATTCCTAGTGATGTTCCAATGCATTCTGCAACTGCTTAAGAATTGGGTTAATGTTTGTCTGATTGACTACGTTTGGACTAAGATTATTTTGTGGTACCTAATGATAGAACACGAAAGACAGTAACATGCTTGCTCATCCAGCGCCAGTGACAGCAAATGATAATGCTCTTATCAAGTCCTTTATTCATATGCATTGTGGTTGTTTGAATGTTTAGACAATTGGTGGATGTATTCAAATGCAGCTACTATGGATTTTCTCTTCTTATTGGGTAATCCTCTTTCTCCATTCGTCCTGTAAGATATGGTCTTACTATTTGGATATTTGTAGCTTTACTTTCCTGGGGGCTTGCAATTCTAAGACGCTACAAATGTAAGTTCTTCCAGGAGGCGTTATATTTTAATTACGAAGATATTAGGAATCAAATGTCTTCAATTATTACGAAGATGTGGAAGAGTGtaacgagagagagagagagagagagactccAGGGAGTAAGCTTCCCACCTTAAACAATTTGCTGATTATTTTATTGGCCGGAACCTTGACAAGTTAATAGTATCTGACTACAAACTTTGCAGATGTCATCCGAAACATCCGAGTAAAAAAGTTTGACAAGGAGTTCCATTTGATAGGAGCATCATCCAACTACTGCTGACCAGCCACCACTGGACCATGACGACCAAACTTGCATCattttgcctttttcttttaattactaGGAGGTATAAACCGTGCTACGCACGGTGGGAAAAATAGATGGAGATGCCCAGTCCAGTAAAATGATTTGTACTTAATCCAAAATAGATCCATTAATGGTACAGATAAACCAAAATTAGAGCAAACTTTAATACAACGAGGGCACCCCTAAGCCAGCGGAGGTTAACTATTGAGGATGGCTGCATCCTTGATCAATAAAAGCTCAAGCCTCCTAAGTATGTAATCATGTAAAAAATAGTAAGTACTATTCTCAACAAAATATCAGAATATTAGAGAATTTTGTCCAAATTGCCATCGACGTTTGCTATCTCAAGGCTAGATTGCATTATGATTTAGTTATAAGATCCATCAATTTTCCAATGATGCAACTACTTAAACTTGTAAACATCATCCAGAGTTAGATTTTGTTATCTTTTCATGCTCTCAAAATAGTGAaaacatttatattaatataatttttgaaCTATAAGTGCAGAAAGTAGACCCTATCCCAAATCTTCGTGATTCATATGAGATAAAATATACGAGAGCAGGAAAAATACGAGAACTCAAATATACCGAGAGCAGGAAAATCATGAAGGGACGGGTACAAATTTTATCTAACAATATAAAAATCAGTAATCACCATGCTGTGGTGCACTTTCTTAGTTTACATAATCCGACTAAAGATAAATTCTGAAGCTAAAACAACAGGAGTAAAATTTTATATGCCTTTCCTCTTAACGAAAATAACAGCAAAAGAAATTCTAAAATGGGGAATAAATCAACGAGTCCTTGTTTCATGGAGTCTTCTACATTGCATACTTGGGAACTTCCTGTGAACAAAGAATGCACAAATACCGATCCGCTTTGGAATGAGTACCAATTTTGTCAACTATTTACACACAAGGAGTATGCTCTCACACCCTCCAAAATCACAAAGGTAAAGTGCCATTGGTATAGATACAAGGCAAAAAATGGAATTACAATATACAATAGCATAACAACCAAAACGGCTTTTGCAGGGGCTAGCTACTGTCTTTGTGATCATTTGTGAAGGAATGAGGCAGGGCAAACCTCTTCGCCATCAATGCCATATACTTTCCCAGGTGCTCCACCAGTGTGAGCTTTGTTTCAGTGGGTTCTCTTGTGTGGTCTCCTAAGAAAACTCCTGCTCCATAAGGGGAACCTCCTCTCAGGCCGTCTATCTTAAAACATTCCTGCTCCAAATGTGTATCCTATTGGAGCATAGACCATACCATGGTGGACTCACTGGGTAATTGCTATCCACCTATAAAATAGAAAGTAGTAAATAACTAACATTTATTATAAAACGCAACATTGGACTCATTCATTAAGGACAACAAGAATAATACCCACCATTTTCTTTAGGGGGTTAAGGAGGTAAAGAGATAGAGTAAACAACCTCGAATTAAAGAGAGACAAATGCAAGAATATATAGCTAATCAACAGGTAGAAGCTTGTCATTTAGAAAAAAACTTCTTTACCCTTTTCACACCACTTCTTTAGCCTTCATAAAGCAATGACTAAATCCAACAAGTTCGTTCTCATGAAACCTACTCCAAGTCTGACTCCCAGCAAAACAAAAGGCCAAACATTAATATtcaaaaaatcatccaaatagaCTTTACTTAGACTTGTGCATAAACCTTAAAATTGAGATGGGCATTTTAAGAATTTAGGAGGATATGCCTCAGATCTGTATTCTGCATCTTGTTGTAATTATTCCAGTAGGGTAATGTTAGAGCAGCATCACTTATAGCTTCTCTCATCTGAATATATGGAAAGGGAAAAAATatcaattatatattttttaataactaaTGGACGACTTACAATAGAGGATAAAGTGGCACATTAGGCAGATGGATAGTTCAAAAGAAGAGAACGAATATAAGACATGCAGGCAAAAAGAACCAGTCAAGAATATATGGAGCAAGTACTCTTTTTCTCCTTGGATTTTTTCTAGATGGAGAACAATTCTTACTCTGTTACATCTCGACATAAATTGAGTGTCTTCTCTCTCAtattccaattttcattttgtcatacCACCCTTTGCTTGAATCTACTCTGGCAAAGGCAATGCAAGATGAGGGAAATCAAGTTGTTGTTGAGAAGATGAGTAGCTATAAATTTGGCAACCACATCAAGAACTTTATCTTGAAAACACCAAGAACAAACGCTTATAAACAAACACaatggaaaacaaaacaaaataaaaaagaaagaacacaATATAAGCAAATagcagaaattttgtttcaacaAGGGGTCTAAAAGACTTTTTAGTAACTACTTTGGGTTTAAATAAAACTATTATTGTTTACATCTATATAAACTCATCCAAAATGGATTTGCTATTTCCACTTAAAACTACAAAGTGATTGTGTTACATTGTCCGGTACTCTCAAAAATTtctagccaaaaaaaaaaaaaaacctctccTCCTCTTTTCACCCAAAATGCTAATGGTCATTTTCTGCCAAAATCAACAACCAAAATGCAAACATATTTTTTCATTGATATCAGATCAAATGCTAATGTAAACCAGTGCATGACATCTGTTCA is part of the Coffea eugenioides isolate CCC68of chromosome 6, Ceug_1.0, whole genome shotgun sequence genome and encodes:
- the LOC113775541 gene encoding uncharacterized protein LOC113775541, giving the protein MGTSNPSISTPPTFSSSFSAAARSSIVKQKQVFLHEWWLEKAHPSSAGRRLSVGGCTERLGTRIFHSSAVLKRYDTVTLGTADGILVKICGAINKSRTHENGFPLEVCFRFLYGFPFDWEEFANQSFAEESTNRAILQGLSNLDGHEASSVDGLNRFSPKSFDDLPVALLRDFSDSSVEYSATCELWKSTFKDILQKYGDSVKDHAMTEISSEEETPRKQKNSKGEHDISIRKDRITKDQVMAESSSVEIPNEHEKSMVKQNNKREHDMPKRRSRRIKLQNFTLDKSTSSASNVERKGPRTRSSTQNSTSKHEESVSVTNAGNTVFNGTEITRKLKLRNRFVEVHVKRIQ